Within Mucilaginibacter inviolabilis, the genomic segment TTACGCCGGCTGGGGCATTGCCGTTTACCTGCACCGCGGTGCCTGATGTATTATTGCCCGGATAGTAATAGCTTATACCGCCATTAGCTGTACCACGGCCCGGCAGGGTAGATGCCAGGATGCCCGTATTGGTACCTGTTTGATTTGTTCCTGAGAAAATAGAACCACCAATGTGTGCATCTATCAAAACGCTTAAATTGATACCTTTATAAGTAAAGCTGTTATTGATGCTACCTAACCAGTTTGGTGTAAACTTGCCTAAGTATTGTATAGTGGGATTAATGGCAGGTGTTCCATCGGCATTTACAATTACCTGGCCGCTGGCATTACGCTGAAACGCGTTACCATAAATAGCGCCATAAGGTTGCCCAACCGCTGCCAGTACCTGTACAGTATTATCAGATCCTAAGATATAACTTTGCAGGCGACCTTCTTTATCCAGCGAAACCACTTTGCTCTTATTACGGGAGTAATTTACATTGATATCCCAGCTAAAATCTTTCAGTTTTACCGGTGTCAAACCTAATTGTACCTCTAAACCTTTGTTATTAATAGTACCGCCATTGATGAGTTTTTGATTATATCCCGTAGTTGGGCTCACATTAACTTTTAATATCTGGTTGTTACTATTGGTGTTGTAAACACTTGCATCTAAACGGATCCTGTCATTAAAAAAGCCCAGTTCAAAACCAGCTTCGGCCGAGGTGGTGGTTTCAGGCTTCAAATTAGGGTTCAGATCAACATTGTTTGCGCTTTGCTGCGGATTAGCATTAAATGGAGCAGTAAAATCATAAGTATTGATGAGCTGATACGGATCGGTCGCTTTGCCCACTTTTGACCATCCGCCGCGTAGTTTTAAGTAGCTTAATATATCGCTCTTAATATCCAGCGCTTCTGATAGCACCAAGCTACCATTAACAGAAGGATAAAAATAAGATAAGCTGGATGCCGGAAGGGTAGACGACCAGTCATTGCGGGCTGTAACGTTGATAAAAGCGTAATTTCTAAAACCGATTTGCCCCGAAGCAAAGTAGCTGTATGTTTTATATTTACTAAAAGTGTTTGATGATATGAGCGGATCACGGGAGTTGCTTAAAGTATACAAGCCGCTTACCGCTAATTTAGGCGCTTTCTGATCGTTATTCTCTAAGGAGTTGGCCCGGATGTTACCACCAATTAACGCGTCGAGCGAGAAATCGTCATTCAGCTTTTTGGTGTATTGCAACCTGCCTTCGGTATTGGTTTCAGAAAAATCATATGCATCTTCTTCGTATGAGCCGAATGGCGTACCATTGGTACCATAAGCTATCCTGATTTTACGGCGGTCATTATAATAATCGGTACCGGTACGGAAATTTGCCGACAGGCCATCGATAATTTTATAATTTAACTCCGCGCTACCAATAAAACGGTTGCGGGTTTGTCCCACTGTATTTTCATAAGCCTGGAAGTACGGGTTGCTGTAATAGCTGTTATTCCAGTTAAAAGTATTGCCATTGGCATCGCGGTAGTTTTTTAACTGGCTGATATCAACCTGACGACCAAACCAGGTAAACTGCAGCATGGTACTGGTAGCACGTTTGCCGCCGGCACCTGGTAAATTAGCGGCGTCATCCTTAATATAGTTGGCAATGGTTGTTAAAGTTAACTTGGGTGTAATTTTATAAGTGGCATTTAACAAGAATGAATTACGGCCTTGCTCGGTATTAGGAATTACGCCCGTTTGGTGCAGGTTGTTGTATGACAGTCGAAAATCATATTTATCGCCCGAACTGGCCAGTGATATACCATTATTAAGCGTAACACCAGTTAAAAAGAAATCTTTTACATTGTCAGGATGTGCTATAAAAGGTACGGGTGTGCCATTGGAGTTAAACTGTGGTATCAACTGACCATTCAAAGCCGGGCCCCAGCTTTCGTCAACACCATCATTAACGCCGCCGCCTTTACCATCCACATAGCTGAATTTACCATTGGAACCTTGTCCGTATTCGTTTTGATATTTAGGTAAACCCAATAAGTTGGAGAACGAAGTGTTGGAATTGATGGTAACACCCAGACCTTTGGCGCCTTTACCGGTTTTTGTTTTGATGAGGATAACACCGGCCGCGGCACGTGAACCATAAAGCGCTGCCGCGTTTGGCCCCTTGAGTACCGAAATGGATTCAATATCCTCGGAGTTAATATCCGAAATAGGGTTGGCAAAATCCCTTGAGCCACCTACACCTAATTGCTGGGTATTATCAACCGGCAAACCGTCAACCACAAACAGCGGTTGGTTATTTCCGGCTACTGAAGTTTCACCCCGGATAATGATACGTGATGATCCCATATCGCCCTGGCTGTTGGTTACGTTTACACCGGCTATTTTACCTGCCAGCGCATTTACCAGGTTGGTTTCCTTAGCTTCCGATATATCTTTTGATTTTAAACCCTGTACAGCATAACCCAGTGATTTTTTATCTTTTGAGATATTGAGCGCGGTTACCACAACCTCGTTCAAAGCGTTAGCCTGTTCATCCAGTATAATATGGAGCGATGTTTCGGTCCCGGTAACCGGTATTTCTTTAGTGGTAAAACCGATGTAAGTTATTCTGATCACATCATTCACTTTGGCGCTTAGGCTAAACCTGCCATCGCTGCTGGTTTGTACGCCGTTGGTTGTTCCTTTAACAGAAACACTTACGCCGGGTAAGGGGAGCCCGTCTGACTTGGCGGTCACCACCCCGCTTATTTTAACAGATTGCGCCGCAACCGTTTGGATGATGATAAAAGGCAATAGTATTGCCAGTAGTAGTTTGTAATTTTTAAACATGGTAATAGATTGTGAATGTTAACGATACCATACAGTATCCTGAAAATTAAAGGCTTAGCCATCCGCCGATCGGGTGATCAGGTGGTTTATGCCATTTCGTTAAACTGTAAAAGTTTTGATTGTTGGATTTTGCTGTGTTGTTGAAGATAAAAGCCTGACCGACCTAAACAACGCTGTAGTTTAACAGCAGCAACACTTGTTTTGCATAGATGACATAGGGGTAGAAGCAGATATTAAAGTGTAAATGTTCAAAATAGAAGTGTTGTTTAAAAGTATGTAATTTGTTTTCATGTGCTTTGTGATTGCTGGTTAAATCGATATAGCATGTTGTTATAGCAGAATCAGAGGATTCTTACTTTGTTATTTAGTTTACTGATGCCGTTTTATTGTTCACCAAAGCATCAACCGCTTTAACCATAGAAGCGAATTCCTGCTGATCATACAAGCGGGTGAGGTAAACGATGCGCCCATCACGATCGATCACCACATTACGGGTAACGCCGCTTTTCTTATTAGCAAACTTTCCAAAAATATTGGCTTCGGGATCAAGCGCCAGATCATAGGTAATCTTCATGTCCCGGTGAAATTTCTGTACTTTTTGCAGAGGCTCATCACGATCGACCCCAATTAATACCAGGCCTTTGTCTTTGTAAGCTTCCCAAATGTCTTTTTGTAAATGGGGCATTTCCTGGCGGCACACGCTGCACCAGCTGGCGGTAAATTGTAGTATCACTACTTTGCCGCGTAACTGTTTTAAGGTTGTTTTGGTACCGTTAGTGAGCACCAGTTCAAAATCATCCGGGGCCTGTTCGCCAACTTTTACCAGGTAACCACGGTCGATATTGGCAGAGTCAACAGCCTGAGCCGATTGCGCACGGGCTGCAATACCGGTAAACAGGAAGATAAAAACTATGAGTAAAAATTTGTTGTTCATTGAATTTATTAAATAGGGCCTGCTATAATTAAGCGAGCAATAAAAAAATAACATATTTCAATTAAACAGAAAGAATAGGAGAGGATAGCAGAACAGCCTATAGCTGTGAGTGTGTGGACATATCATTATCTTTTCTGCAAGTTATTGCAGATAGGAATTAGCACCTTTATAACAATCTGTACAGGTTGCTAAGACATCACAGGGCCTTTCCCTCAGTCTTTCTGGATAATTGGAAAATGAAATAAAGAACGATTTCGGGTGCAAACATATAAATAATTCTACTAATTCCATAGACTTTATATAAAATTGATAATTTTCGCTTATTTCTTACAATTTGGTGGCAAAAGGATAGGGGAGACTCCCCCCGGCATCGCTGCGCTCGCCGGCCCTCTCTTCGGCTTCGCCGGAAAGAGAGGGAAGAAATAGCAATCAAAACCATGTCATTGCGAGGAGGAACGACGAAGCAATCTCGTAGCTGTTTATACCGATAAGAACGCGATGAGATTGCCGCGCTGCGCTCGCAATGACATGGTTTTGATTTGGCGTATGATCGAGATTTTTGTTTGGTATGTCGTTACTGTCCCCTCAGGGTCTCTCACAGAGGACCCTGAGGTATAAAACTGGTTTAGAAACAACCTCAGGGGCATGGGAGAAGTCATCCTGAACTCGTTTCAGGATCCCACAGGACAGTTTAGCCAGCATGTTATAGCCCTTACTTGTGGGGTGCCGAAACAAGTTCGGCATGACTGGATTAATTTGCTCTATCCCCCAAATTAATATACCGTATATCAGGCAACGGCCCGGTTCTCTTGTTTAGGGAACCGGGCCGTTTTGTAAGGAGGAAACCAAATAAAAAACCGACCTTTTGGTATGTCGTTATTTGAATACCAATTATCTGCTACTTTTTAAAATTTTCAAAACCATTAAAAAGCGGATAGAAATTTGTTAAAATGGATTAGAATGAGATTTTTTCGATTGGCTTTTAGCCCTTTTTGCGCTGTTCTTGATCTGGAAAATGTTAAAATTCAAGATTTAAAAAGTTTTTGAAGCGAGGCATGCAATAAAACATGATCATCATCAAACAAAAAATCAGGAAAACGATTAAGTAAATATTTCAAACGTTTTTGAGAAATGTGATCTTAAAAATGAGAGATTTGTTTTGGATCTGTAAGCAGATCATTCACCAATTATACCTTCTGCAAACTATGCAATTAAAACGTAGCATTTATCTGTTAGGCTTACTAACTTTTGTTTACGCGGATAATTTCGCTCAAACCACAGCTCCTAAAAAACAACTGGATGAGGTTGATTACGTTGATCCGATAATTGGCACCTCTTTAAAAGGCTTTGCCAGGGATTTTGAGGCGGGCAATGGCGGTGGCGGTACTATGCCCTGCGTAAACGTACCCTTTGCCATGACCAATTTTGTAGCTCAAAGCCGTGAAAACAAAATGAGCTATATGGTTTACCACTACGAGGATAGCAAGGTTATTGGGTTCACGGCCACTCACCAGCCTACCGTTTGGATGGGTGATTACGGCTATGTTTCGGTGATGCCGCAAGTGGGTAAACTACGTGTTTTGCCCAAAGAGCGGGCGCTTACCTATAAACACACCGATGAAGTTGCCAAACCGTATTACTATTCGGTAAAGCTAAAGGCGACTGGCGCAGACAAGATCAAGGCCGAAATAGCGGGCGCCAATACCTCTGGCATGTTCCGGTTTACGTTCCCCAAGGCCGATCAGGCGCATATCATTATACAAGGTATCAACCTGAATCCCGAGCTTAAAGACTGGGCCAATGACTATACCGTGCGGTTAAAAAAGCTGAAAGGCTATGTACATGTAGATACCGTGAATAACGAAATAACAGGCTATAACCCCGACAGGCAATCGGCTCAGTTAGGTCCTGAGCTGAAGAATTTTAAGGGGTATTTTGTGATCAAATTTAACAAGCAGATCAAAAAATACGGAACCTGGGATAAACAGGTGATCAATAAAGGCAGTCATGAGCAGTACGGTACCCGCATGGGTGCATTCATATCATTCCGCACCAAGGCCAATGACGAGGTGCGGGTTGTGGTAGCCACTTCATTTATCAGTATTGACCAGGCCCGCGAAAACCTTAAAAAAGAGATCCCCGACTGGGATTTTGACCGGGTAGTGAAAAACACGCGCGACCAATGGCAACAGGCCTTAAAAGTTATACAGCTAAGCGGCGTGAGCAAAGATCAGCGGACGATATTTTATACCGCCTTATTTCATACTATGCTGTTTCCAAGACAATTTTCGGAGTATGGCAAATATTACAGTGCTTTTGACGATAAGGTGCATCATGGTACATCTTATAACGATTACTCCTTGTGGGATACCTTCAGGGCGCTGCACCCACTGTTAACGCTTACCCAGCCGCAGCGGGTTGACGGTATAGTGCAATCGCTGCTGCAGATGTACCAGGAGGGCGGCTGGATGCCCATGTGGCCAAATCCAACCTACACTAATATTATGATTGGTACCCACGGTGATGCTGTTGTGGCCGATGCCTATGTAAAAGGTTTCCGCGGATTTGATACTAAACTAGCCTACGATGCGCTGCATAAAGACTCATACGATGCTCCAGATGGCGATACCCACAAACGCTGGGGAGACCGTGATCTGTGGACAAGCTTTGAAGCCCGTGGCGGTCTCACCAACTATCACAAATTGGGATATGTACCAGTGGATAAAACACGGGAGTCAGTTTCGCGTACCATTGAGTATTCTATCGACGATTATTGCGTGGCCCAGGTAGCTAAAGGTTTAGGTAAGGATGATGATTATAAACAGTTGATGACCTGGAGCAAAAATTATGAGAACGTGTATAACAAAGCAACCGGTTTTATGGCTCCGCGTAATTCCGACGGGCATTTTTCGGCCCAGCCAGATTCGGGCTTTACCGAAGGTACCAAGTGGACCTATACTTTCGGTGCTATGCATGATATACCGGGGATGATCAAAATGATGGGCGGCGAAAAGGCTTTTGCCAATAAGCTGAGCCAAAATTTCAGCGGTGGCCACTACCGTGCCGATAACGAGCCTGGCCACCATTACCTGTACCTGTTCAATTACTGCGGCATGCCCTGGAGAACACAGGAACTGGTGCGCGAGCATACTTCAACACAAAATTTCAGGAATGCGGCTATCGGTATCAATGGAAATGACGATTGCGGGCAGACCTCGGCATGGTACATTTTTAACGTGATGGGCTTTTATCCGGTTGCTCCTGCATCAGGAGTTTACAGTATAGGCGCGCCGCAATTCCCGTATATGGTTTTGAATCTGCAGCACAATAAAAAGCTGATCATCAAGGCTACAGGTCTTTCGGCCAAGAATAAATATGTAAAAGAAGTAAGTTTTAACGGTATGCCAATAAAGGATTATACCATTTCGCATAAACAGATCAGCGAGGGCGGAACACTGGCCTTCACCATGACCGATAAACCGCAAAAACTATAAAACAGCGTAAGTTGGGTTGAAAAGTGGGTTTACATAATTTGTGATATGTTTTTTAATAACTGATTGATAATCAGATATATAAATTGATTTTTGCCCTGAAAAGTGTAAACCCATGTAAACCCACTTTTAATCAAATTACGCCTGTTTAATGAGCTTACTTAACGTGTGTTTGCTGCGGCAGGCAGTATTTGTGGTCAGTCGGCCGCCCGTGTAGAATCCCTGACTACCAGTTTGGATGGCAGGGTAATATTTTCTTTTTCCAACTGTATGGGCTTACCTGCCAGGTGACCAAACAGAAGCTCGGCGGCTTTGCGGCCCATATCGTATGCCGGTTGTAGGACCGTGGTAAGCGG encodes:
- a CDS encoding SusC/RagA family TonB-linked outer membrane protein → MFKNYKLLLAILLPFIIIQTVAAQSVKISGVVTAKSDGLPLPGVSVSVKGTTNGVQTSSDGRFSLSAKVNDVIRITYIGFTTKEIPVTGTETSLHIILDEQANALNEVVVTALNISKDKKSLGYAVQGLKSKDISEAKETNLVNALAGKIAGVNVTNSQGDMGSSRIIIRGETSVAGNNQPLFVVDGLPVDNTQQLGVGGSRDFANPISDINSEDIESISVLKGPNAAALYGSRAAAGVILIKTKTGKGAKGLGVTINSNTSFSNLLGLPKYQNEYGQGSNGKFSYVDGKGGGVNDGVDESWGPALNGQLIPQFNSNGTPVPFIAHPDNVKDFFLTGVTLNNGISLASSGDKYDFRLSYNNLHQTGVIPNTEQGRNSFLLNATYKITPKLTLTTIANYIKDDAANLPGAGGKRATSTMLQFTWFGRQVDISQLKNYRDANGNTFNWNNSYYSNPYFQAYENTVGQTRNRFIGSAELNYKIIDGLSANFRTGTDYYNDRRKIRIAYGTNGTPFGSYEEDAYDFSETNTEGRLQYTKKLNDDFSLDALIGGNIRANSLENNDQKAPKLAVSGLYTLSNSRDPLISSNTFSKYKTYSYFASGQIGFRNYAFINVTARNDWSSTLPASSLSYFYPSVNGSLVLSEALDIKSDILSYLKLRGGWSKVGKATDPYQLINTYDFTAPFNANPQQSANNVDLNPNLKPETTTSAEAGFELGFFNDRIRLDASVYNTNSNNQILKVNVSPTTGYNQKLINGGTINNKGLEVQLGLTPVKLKDFSWDINVNYSRNKSKVVSLDKEGRLQSYILGSDNTVQVLAAVGQPYGAIYGNAFQRNASGQVIVNADGTPAINPTIQYLGKFTPNWLGSINNSFTYKGINLSVLIDAHIGGSIFSGTNQTGTNTGILASTLPGRGTANGGISYYYPGNNTSGTAVQVNGNAPAGVTVYNDGIIYNGVKADGSKNTTILPAQAYYKSLTNADEPFVYSATYIKLREIKLGYTVPQKWARSIGFQGASFAVVGRNLLIIHKNAPNIDPETAFNTGNGQGLEDLTLPTVRNIGFNVNLKF
- a CDS encoding TlpA family protein disulfide reductase, which gives rise to MNNKFLLIVFIFLFTGIAARAQSAQAVDSANIDRGYLVKVGEQAPDDFELVLTNGTKTTLKQLRGKVVILQFTASWCSVCRQEMPHLQKDIWEAYKDKGLVLIGVDRDEPLQKVQKFHRDMKITYDLALDPEANIFGKFANKKSGVTRNVVIDRDGRIVYLTRLYDQQEFASMVKAVDALVNNKTASVN
- a CDS encoding GH92 family glycosyl hydrolase; translated protein: MQLKRSIYLLGLLTFVYADNFAQTTAPKKQLDEVDYVDPIIGTSLKGFARDFEAGNGGGGTMPCVNVPFAMTNFVAQSRENKMSYMVYHYEDSKVIGFTATHQPTVWMGDYGYVSVMPQVGKLRVLPKERALTYKHTDEVAKPYYYSVKLKATGADKIKAEIAGANTSGMFRFTFPKADQAHIIIQGINLNPELKDWANDYTVRLKKLKGYVHVDTVNNEITGYNPDRQSAQLGPELKNFKGYFVIKFNKQIKKYGTWDKQVINKGSHEQYGTRMGAFISFRTKANDEVRVVVATSFISIDQARENLKKEIPDWDFDRVVKNTRDQWQQALKVIQLSGVSKDQRTIFYTALFHTMLFPRQFSEYGKYYSAFDDKVHHGTSYNDYSLWDTFRALHPLLTLTQPQRVDGIVQSLLQMYQEGGWMPMWPNPTYTNIMIGTHGDAVVADAYVKGFRGFDTKLAYDALHKDSYDAPDGDTHKRWGDRDLWTSFEARGGLTNYHKLGYVPVDKTRESVSRTIEYSIDDYCVAQVAKGLGKDDDYKQLMTWSKNYENVYNKATGFMAPRNSDGHFSAQPDSGFTEGTKWTYTFGAMHDIPGMIKMMGGEKAFANKLSQNFSGGHYRADNEPGHHYLYLFNYCGMPWRTQELVREHTSTQNFRNAAIGINGNDDCGQTSAWYIFNVMGFYPVAPASGVYSIGAPQFPYMVLNLQHNKKLIIKATGLSAKNKYVKEVSFNGMPIKDYTISHKQISEGGTLAFTMTDKPQKL